A single window of Thalassoroseus pseudoceratinae DNA harbors:
- a CDS encoding GntR family transcriptional regulator — protein sequence MGTKEIPVVRSLQVAEQLRGEILSGRMPEGLRLTEAELVKRFGVGRGAVREAVQRLSLQGLLENRPNCGAVVAPEAPKAIRAVIIPIRRTLEVYALQEIFEDLTDEDFEKWDSILADMRKACEAEDLHAIAEQDIAFHHHLLLRLDQPDMTAIWELLVGRIRSHFRRVQRRRHSDLMEIYEEHRTILESFRRGTLEEAVSLLEEKID from the coding sequence ATGGGCACCAAAGAGATTCCCGTCGTCCGTTCCCTTCAGGTCGCTGAACAGCTCCGTGGGGAAATTCTGTCCGGTCGAATGCCGGAGGGTTTAAGGCTTACGGAAGCGGAATTGGTCAAGCGGTTCGGCGTGGGACGCGGTGCCGTTCGTGAAGCGGTGCAGCGGTTGTCCCTGCAAGGCTTGCTTGAGAATCGCCCGAACTGCGGTGCCGTCGTCGCCCCCGAAGCTCCCAAGGCAATTCGAGCTGTGATTATTCCCATTCGACGAACGCTTGAAGTCTACGCTCTTCAGGAAATCTTCGAAGACCTGACTGACGAGGATTTCGAAAAGTGGGATTCCATCCTCGCAGACATGCGGAAAGCCTGCGAAGCCGAAGACCTACACGCCATCGCCGAGCAAGACATTGCGTTTCATCACCACTTGCTCTTGCGACTCGACCAACCCGACATGACTGCGATTTGGGAGCTGCTCGTTGGACGAATTCGCTCTCACTTTCGCCGCGTCCAACGTCGGCGTCACTCCGACCTAATGGAAATTTACGAAGAACACCGCACCATTTTAGAGTCGTTCCGTCGCGGAACACTCGAGGAAGCGGTTTCATTGCTTGAAGAGAAAATCGACTGA
- a CDS encoding PSD1 and planctomycete cytochrome C domain-containing protein, translated as MTRYAMLGVMALVVWLSLCHTGSCAEASSQQAEISPADAEFFEKSVRPLLVNSCGECHGEKKQWAGLRIDSRTNLLTGGDSGPAIVPGHPDESLLISAVRRTSFEMPPEKPLTASQVAILERWIRIGAPWPNETLVRPTKSSLLESHWAFQPVIEPGAPSVADEKWVRTPVDAFVLAKLRESHLNPSPPADRRTLIRRLSFDLTGLPPAPEDVERFVNDPAPDAYEKLVDDLLESPQYGEHWARKWLDLARYSDTKGYMYGWEIRPFIHAPAYRDWVVQAFNDDLPYNQFLLLQIAADQAAPKEPNAQLAMGFLTIGRRFLGNEHDIIDDRIDVLGRTTMGLTFGCARCHDHKYDPIPTADYYSLYGVFWNSVKELTPAIDSSKPIAPQFKQQLEEKQNALRKEVDRMRGVVADRMRARMTDYLIAQLELEKHPNIPFSQILSTDDIFPVFVERWEAFLRKTNSERHPVFVPWHRFAAIESESFAAEAPKVLQELQELDADEVSPLVMNSFSTPPKSMREVAERYGALFTQIDQEWRQALAAAKSSNSPQPERLADPEHNAIRDVLYAEGSPCVVPDVHLAEISTYFSTRSELPGLWKHQTALEKLLLNSPDAPPFAVRLVDRKTIEEPRIFRRGNHLTKTEEVPRRLPLILARQDRKPFQHGSGRLELAQAIVSPDNPLTARVWVNRIWQHHFGTGIVPTPSDFGARAAKPPHAELLDWLATQLVESGWSSKAIHRQILLSSAYRQGSRGPVDNAIQELAERVDPGNSLIWKNPAHRLTFEEFRDAMLTASGDLTLQLGGRGKPLFGGNDGNRRRSLYGYIDRERLPNAYRVFDFANPDLHIPERSQTTVPQQALFGLNHPFVAVRARRLAALIEAMPHASPEERIEQLFQRVYQRAPTPQQREAALRFVSAPKSESQRPLTSRQLAWQYGYGAVDEAGTAIQSFQPLPYFNGTAWQGGGRWPDSKLGWAQLTASGGHPGNDHKHAVIRRWTAKRDATVSIDSDARHEVAAGNGIRCWIISSRQGVLSQFTLHDSAQTLKIESVKVQAGDTLDFVVDINGNLNSDQYLWSIAIDELGTVAGTPADEKSNQSWNSVEDFTGPKTQNLKPWEQLAQVLLLSNEFLFVD; from the coding sequence ATGACACGGTATGCGATGCTTGGGGTGATGGCTTTGGTAGTGTGGCTGTCGCTGTGTCATACCGGATCGTGCGCCGAGGCTTCTTCACAGCAGGCGGAGATTTCACCGGCGGATGCGGAGTTTTTTGAAAAATCGGTGCGGCCGCTTTTGGTCAATTCGTGTGGCGAATGTCATGGCGAGAAGAAACAGTGGGCCGGTTTGCGGATTGATTCACGAACCAATCTGCTCACGGGGGGAGATTCTGGACCGGCCATCGTGCCAGGTCATCCTGATGAGAGTTTGCTGATCTCCGCCGTTCGCCGGACCAGTTTTGAGATGCCGCCGGAGAAGCCATTGACGGCGTCTCAGGTTGCGATCCTCGAACGATGGATTCGTATCGGTGCTCCTTGGCCGAATGAAACACTGGTCCGTCCGACAAAATCCAGCCTCCTCGAAAGCCATTGGGCCTTTCAGCCCGTGATTGAACCGGGTGCACCGAGTGTCGCCGATGAGAAATGGGTGCGAACGCCCGTCGATGCGTTTGTGCTGGCAAAGCTTCGAGAGTCGCATTTGAATCCGTCGCCTCCCGCCGACCGACGAACGCTGATTCGCCGCTTGTCGTTCGATCTCACCGGACTTCCACCAGCCCCCGAAGACGTCGAGCGTTTCGTCAACGACCCCGCTCCCGACGCTTACGAGAAGCTTGTGGATGACTTGCTGGAATCTCCACAGTATGGGGAGCACTGGGCGAGAAAATGGTTGGATTTGGCTCGTTATTCGGACACGAAGGGGTACATGTATGGCTGGGAAATTCGCCCGTTCATTCATGCTCCCGCGTATCGGGATTGGGTTGTTCAGGCGTTCAACGATGACCTGCCTTACAATCAATTTTTGCTCTTGCAGATTGCAGCCGATCAAGCTGCCCCGAAAGAACCGAATGCCCAATTGGCGATGGGGTTTCTTACCATCGGACGGAGATTCCTAGGCAACGAGCATGACATCATTGACGATCGCATTGATGTTCTCGGTCGCACGACGATGGGGCTCACGTTCGGGTGTGCACGTTGTCATGATCACAAGTACGACCCGATTCCAACGGCGGATTACTATTCGCTGTATGGAGTCTTCTGGAACAGCGTCAAGGAATTGACGCCGGCGATCGATTCATCGAAACCCATCGCCCCCCAATTCAAACAGCAGTTGGAAGAAAAACAGAACGCACTCCGCAAGGAAGTGGACCGCATGCGTGGTGTGGTTGCGGATCGGATGCGGGCTCGCATGACCGATTATCTGATCGCCCAGTTGGAACTCGAAAAACATCCGAACATTCCGTTTTCGCAAATCCTGTCGACGGATGACATCTTCCCGGTTTTCGTGGAGCGTTGGGAAGCGTTCTTGCGAAAGACGAATTCGGAGAGGCATCCCGTGTTCGTGCCGTGGCATCGGTTTGCGGCGATCGAGTCTGAGTCGTTCGCCGCCGAAGCACCAAAGGTGCTCCAAGAGTTGCAAGAACTCGACGCGGACGAAGTCTCTCCATTGGTGATGAACTCATTCTCCACGCCGCCGAAGTCGATGCGGGAAGTCGCGGAGCGTTACGGAGCGTTGTTCACGCAGATTGATCAAGAGTGGCGGCAAGCATTGGCGGCGGCGAAGAGTTCCAACAGCCCGCAACCGGAAAGACTCGCGGATCCGGAGCACAACGCGATTCGAGACGTGTTATATGCGGAGGGTTCGCCGTGTGTTGTTCCCGATGTGCATCTTGCAGAAATCAGCACGTATTTTTCGACGCGATCGGAACTTCCCGGTTTGTGGAAACACCAAACCGCTTTGGAGAAACTGCTGCTAAACTCACCCGACGCTCCGCCGTTCGCAGTGCGACTAGTCGATCGAAAAACCATCGAAGAACCGCGGATATTCCGCCGTGGCAATCACCTCACCAAGACCGAGGAGGTTCCACGCCGACTACCGCTGATTCTAGCACGGCAAGACCGCAAACCGTTCCAGCATGGGAGTGGGCGGTTGGAATTGGCTCAGGCGATTGTTTCGCCGGACAATCCGCTAACGGCTCGGGTGTGGGTCAATCGGATTTGGCAGCATCATTTTGGCACAGGGATTGTTCCGACGCCCAGTGACTTTGGTGCTCGGGCAGCGAAGCCGCCTCATGCGGAGTTGTTGGATTGGCTCGCGACTCAACTGGTCGAGAGTGGATGGAGCTCGAAAGCCATCCACCGACAGATTCTGCTTTCGTCGGCGTATCGACAGGGATCACGCGGCCCGGTTGACAATGCGATTCAGGAACTCGCGGAACGCGTCGATCCGGGGAACTCTCTCATCTGGAAGAATCCTGCACACCGGTTGACGTTCGAGGAATTTCGGGATGCGATGTTGACCGCATCGGGCGATTTGACGTTGCAACTTGGTGGACGTGGAAAGCCGTTGTTTGGTGGCAACGACGGAAATCGACGTCGCTCACTTTATGGATACATCGACCGCGAACGTTTGCCGAATGCGTATCGAGTCTTCGATTTCGCCAATCCTGATCTGCATATTCCGGAACGCTCGCAAACGACGGTGCCGCAACAAGCCTTGTTCGGGCTGAATCATCCGTTTGTGGCCGTTCGAGCACGACGTTTGGCTGCCTTGATCGAGGCGATGCCGCATGCGTCACCGGAAGAACGTATCGAGCAACTCTTTCAACGCGTCTATCAGCGGGCTCCCACGCCACAACAAAGGGAGGCCGCATTGCGATTCGTTTCCGCCCCCAAATCCGAAAGTCAACGCCCGCTGACTTCCCGTCAGTTGGCGTGGCAATACGGTTATGGGGCCGTCGATGAAGCCGGGACCGCGATCCAGAGTTTTCAGCCATTGCCGTACTTCAACGGGACGGCTTGGCAAGGCGGAGGCAGATGGCCCGATTCCAAACTCGGTTGGGCGCAATTGACGGCGAGTGGAGGGCATCCAGGCAATGACCACAAACACGCCGTAATTCGTCGTTGGACCGCAAAACGCGATGCGACGGTTTCCATCGACTCTGATGCACGGCACGAAGTCGCTGCGGGCAACGGGATTCGGTGTTGGATCATTTCCAGTCGGCAGGGAGTGTTGAGTCAGTTTACGCTGCATGACTCCGCACAGACGTTGAAGATCGAATCGGTAAAAGTGCAAGCCGGGGACACATTGGATTTTGTTGTCGACATCAACGGCAATCTCAACAGCGATCAGTATCTTTGGTCGATTGCCATTGACGAACTCGGAACCGTGGCGGGGACACCGGCTGACGAGAAATCGAATCAATCGTGGAATTCGGTCGAGGACTTCACCGGTCCAAAGACGCAAAACTTGAAGCCCTGGGAACAGCTTGCACAAGTGCTGTTGTTGTCGAACGAATTTCTGTTCGTGGACTGA
- a CDS encoding DUF1501 domain-containing protein, with protein sequence MQHKQVMELDRRSLLQRVGMGLGTLGLAGIVGDPNSQATQAALTGGKLPHFPSKVKRVVHFFLNGGPSHVDTFDPKPMLKKYEGQAPPVSLATERKTGAAFASPFSFRKFGESGIEVSELFSKTAKHIDDIAVIRSMYAQVPNHEPSLMLMNCGDSVLPRPSVGSWVLYGLGSENQNLPGFIVMCPKGLPVKGADNWQSGFLPGAFQGTYVDPQHQQIDKLIENIRSTHATTQIQRRQLDLLRTFNREHQSARDDDRLNSRIQSFELAFRMQMEAADVFDIQKEPKSIQEMYGSGVHGRQTLIARRLLERGVRYVQLWHGGGQPWDNHKDIENHHRRLAREIDQPISALLTDLKQRGMFEDTLVLWGGEFGRTPTVELTGEGKSRLGRDHNHYGFTVWMAGGGVRGGTVRGATDDFGFQAVETPTAVHDLHATMLHLLGFDHEKLTYRYAGRDFRLTDVHGHVLHDILR encoded by the coding sequence ATGCAACATAAACAGGTGATGGAATTGGATCGGCGTTCGCTCCTGCAACGTGTGGGGATGGGGCTGGGAACTTTGGGACTGGCGGGCATCGTCGGCGATCCCAATTCACAGGCGACTCAAGCGGCACTCACCGGTGGAAAACTGCCGCACTTTCCGAGCAAAGTGAAACGGGTGGTTCACTTCTTCCTCAACGGTGGACCGTCCCACGTCGACACATTCGATCCGAAACCGATGCTCAAAAAGTACGAAGGCCAAGCCCCCCCGGTGAGCTTGGCCACAGAACGCAAAACAGGGGCCGCGTTTGCGTCACCGTTTTCGTTTCGGAAATTCGGGGAAAGCGGCATCGAAGTCAGTGAGTTGTTCTCCAAGACGGCGAAGCACATCGACGATATCGCCGTCATCCGCTCAATGTACGCCCAGGTCCCGAATCATGAACCGTCGTTGATGCTGATGAACTGTGGCGATTCGGTGCTTCCCCGACCAAGCGTGGGTTCGTGGGTCTTGTACGGATTGGGCTCGGAAAATCAGAATCTGCCGGGTTTTATCGTCATGTGCCCGAAAGGGTTGCCGGTCAAAGGGGCCGACAATTGGCAATCGGGGTTTTTGCCGGGAGCGTTTCAGGGCACGTACGTCGATCCCCAGCATCAGCAGATCGACAAGCTCATCGAGAACATCCGCAGCACGCATGCAACCACCCAAATTCAACGTCGGCAATTGGATCTCTTACGGACATTCAACCGGGAACATCAGTCCGCACGCGACGATGATCGACTGAATTCACGGATTCAATCGTTTGAGTTGGCGTTCCGGATGCAAATGGAAGCCGCGGATGTCTTCGACATCCAAAAGGAGCCCAAGTCGATTCAGGAAATGTATGGCAGCGGCGTGCATGGTCGGCAAACCCTGATCGCTCGTCGGTTACTCGAACGCGGAGTGCGATATGTGCAACTTTGGCATGGAGGTGGCCAACCGTGGGACAATCACAAGGACATCGAAAATCATCATCGTAGGCTCGCTAGGGAAATTGACCAGCCGATTTCCGCGTTGCTGACCGACCTGAAACAACGCGGCATGTTCGAGGACACGTTGGTTCTGTGGGGCGGCGAATTCGGCCGCACGCCGACGGTGGAACTGACCGGCGAAGGTAAGTCGCGGTTGGGGCGGGATCATAATCACTACGGTTTCACAGTGTGGATGGCTGGCGGCGGTGTTCGCGGTGGAACTGTCCGTGGAGCCACCGACGACTTTGGTTTTCAAGCCGTCGAAACCCCGACCGCCGTACACGACTTGCATGCCACGATGTTGCACCTCTTGGGCTTTGATCATGAGAAGCTCACGTATCGCTACGCCGGACGCGATTTCCGTCTGACCGATGTGCATGGGCATGTTTTGCACGACATCCTGCGTTAG
- a CDS encoding succinylglutamate desuccinylase/aspartoacylase family protein, which produces MSRTIVRPKLLDFESPGRRDYWVALEHDSIWGDHLIPLTVWVGPEAQAGEGLVSFGSNHGNEYEGPIALKGLMRDIRTEDVRGRIIFIPVLNPSAFRAGTRESSRLDDGVNLNRAFVDGAGKTPALSGITHRIADFVRQHIWPQVHIVIDLHSGGHVARFSHCASFHPVDDPGLSAKIEETARWFGTPSLMVYQNVTPGLLPSEAERLGKITVGTELGWGAAVDPVGVRYARQGVLAALIHNDLMQGTIEPIAFHAAGKQKKLEIVDRECYTLAPFDGHYEPLLECGTVVKANDTIGRLHDFDHIDMEPWPVKAGVDGVVLAQAWGAAVPRGQHIVVVGRVID; this is translated from the coding sequence ATGTCCCGAACCATCGTCCGACCCAAGTTGCTTGATTTTGAATCTCCAGGCCGCCGCGATTACTGGGTCGCCTTGGAACACGACAGCATCTGGGGGGACCATCTGATTCCGCTCACCGTTTGGGTCGGGCCGGAAGCTCAAGCTGGCGAAGGATTGGTGTCGTTCGGTTCAAATCATGGCAACGAATACGAAGGACCGATCGCGCTGAAGGGATTGATGCGCGACATTCGCACGGAAGATGTCCGGGGACGAATCATCTTCATTCCGGTGTTGAACCCATCGGCATTCCGGGCCGGGACACGAGAAAGCAGTCGACTGGATGACGGCGTGAACCTCAATCGCGCGTTTGTTGACGGTGCTGGGAAGACGCCGGCGTTATCTGGAATCACCCATCGCATTGCCGACTTCGTTCGCCAACACATTTGGCCGCAAGTGCATATCGTGATTGATTTGCACTCCGGCGGGCACGTCGCAAGATTCTCCCATTGTGCGAGTTTTCATCCGGTCGACGATCCCGGTTTGTCTGCCAAGATCGAAGAAACCGCGCGTTGGTTTGGCACACCGAGCTTGATGGTCTATCAGAACGTGACACCAGGGTTGTTGCCCAGTGAGGCGGAGCGACTTGGGAAAATCACGGTGGGGACGGAACTCGGTTGGGGGGCCGCTGTTGATCCGGTGGGGGTGCGATACGCTCGGCAGGGAGTTTTGGCCGCTTTGATTCACAACGATTTAATGCAAGGCACGATCGAACCGATCGCGTTTCATGCGGCGGGTAAGCAGAAGAAATTGGAAATTGTCGATCGCGAATGCTACACGCTCGCACCGTTCGATGGACACTACGAACCGCTCTTGGAATGCGGCACAGTTGTGAAAGCCAATGACACCATCGGGCGTCTTCACGATTTCGATCACATTGACATGGAACCATGGCCGGTGAAAGCCGGTGTCGATGGTGTGGTACTTGCTCAGGCGTGGGGAGCGGCCGTTCCGCGTGGGCAACACATCGTCGTCGTGGGGCGAGTTATTGACTAG
- a CDS encoding mandelate racemase/muconate lactonizing enzyme family protein, translating to MKITQIVVQILRIKNVEAKTASSQDSVLVRVRTDNGLEGVGEADSSPEMVKAVIDAPFSHNVATGLRQILIGENPLETDRLWEKMYRSTMYCGRRSVTITAMAAIDMALWDIKGKQFGEPIHRLLGGKKHDRIQAYASILFGKDGNETAKIGERWREYGYNAVKFGWEPMGQSEAVDVDLVRGAREGLGDDATLLVDAGCVWDARTALDRAKAFADYRIGWLEEPLRPDDYEGYRWLRDRSPVPIASGEEECGRYSFRPLIDGRCLDVYQVDLSRNGFSESNYIRQRVEEIGARLCNHCYTSPVTVAASIHWLSTCRDAFIFEDCVEDSPLRHELTEEKIQAVDGWISPPDRPGLGVTINEDFVKSTLIDESC from the coding sequence ATGAAAATCACTCAGATCGTCGTTCAAATTCTTCGTATCAAAAATGTGGAGGCAAAAACCGCAAGCAGCCAAGATTCCGTTTTGGTTCGTGTCCGGACTGACAATGGCTTGGAAGGTGTCGGCGAAGCAGACTCGTCCCCCGAGATGGTTAAAGCCGTCATCGACGCTCCGTTTAGCCACAACGTCGCCACGGGACTTCGCCAAATCTTGATCGGCGAGAACCCGCTTGAGACCGATCGCCTTTGGGAGAAGATGTACCGCAGTACGATGTATTGTGGACGGCGATCGGTCACGATCACCGCGATGGCCGCGATCGACATGGCGTTGTGGGACATCAAAGGGAAGCAATTTGGCGAGCCGATTCACCGTCTGTTAGGTGGGAAGAAACACGATCGCATTCAGGCGTACGCGTCGATCCTGTTCGGCAAGGACGGAAACGAAACTGCGAAGATCGGCGAACGTTGGCGAGAATACGGTTACAACGCCGTCAAGTTCGGCTGGGAACCAATGGGGCAAAGCGAAGCGGTCGACGTCGACTTGGTTCGAGGCGCTCGTGAAGGGCTCGGAGACGATGCCACCTTGCTCGTCGATGCCGGTTGTGTGTGGGATGCTCGCACCGCACTTGATCGAGCCAAAGCCTTCGCGGATTACCGAATCGGTTGGTTGGAAGAACCGTTGCGACCCGATGATTACGAAGGTTATCGCTGGCTCCGAGATCGTTCGCCGGTGCCGATTGCCTCGGGCGAAGAGGAGTGCGGACGATACTCGTTCCGCCCGCTGATCGACGGACGTTGCTTGGATGTCTATCAGGTCGATCTGTCCCGCAACGGTTTCAGCGAATCCAATTACATTCGTCAGCGTGTCGAAGAAATTGGGGCTCGGCTGTGCAATCACTGCTACACCAGTCCCGTTACGGTGGCGGCGAGCATTCATTGGCTGAGCACGTGCCGCGATGCGTTCATCTTCGAAGACTGCGTGGAAGACTCGCCGCTGCGTCACGAACTGACCGAAGAAAAGATTCAAGCGGTCGACGGATGGATCTCACCGCCTGATCGCCCTGGTTTGGGTGTCACGATCAATGAGGACTTCGTGAAATCAACGTTGATCGACGAGTCTTGTTAA
- a CDS encoding M81 family metallopeptidase, producing the protein MRGLRILVAEYIHEISSFNPVPTRYTDFLMNFGPEIFSHHEKMGTEVHGALSVFRQRPEVEVIPTSSARGITSGGVIPAADFARIETEWRESIEAAGPVDGAYFALHGATATEDEDDPEGRLLEIARELLGESIPFVASFDMHGILTDRMMKHCDAITVYHTYPHVDFQRTGEQAAQLLMDRLDDKVQPVMAKVEIPALVRGDELITETGRFGRLIDQAKEIEQTDVGLSAGFFIGNPFTDVPELRSYAVVVTDNAPDLAAESAERLANQFWEQRAHMQAQLTPMTEGVRQALSTTKPVALVDAADATSSGASGDSLEIVRELLAQQCSRSVLAPVVDRDAVDAAFNAGVGRTISIEVGGALDSQRFQRVPLTGEVRLLSDGRFRSESFTWEWNSGRTAVFESGQLTLVMTSRPVHLFDRSLFLAHGQNPQDFDITIVKSPHCQHHMYAAWCDMIHIDAPGATSANLPSLGHKKSRRPVFPLDPEITWKPVARFFSRNK; encoded by the coding sequence ATGCGCGGGCTGCGGATTTTGGTGGCGGAGTACATCCACGAGATCTCCTCGTTCAACCCCGTCCCCACAAGATACACCGACTTCTTAATGAACTTCGGACCGGAAATTTTCTCGCACCACGAAAAAATGGGAACCGAGGTCCATGGGGCTCTCAGCGTGTTCCGACAGCGACCGGAGGTGGAAGTGATTCCCACGTCGAGTGCTCGTGGGATCACTTCGGGCGGCGTCATTCCGGCTGCGGATTTCGCTCGGATCGAAACGGAATGGCGGGAGAGCATCGAAGCCGCCGGTCCAGTTGACGGTGCGTATTTCGCGTTGCACGGGGCGACGGCCACAGAAGACGAAGACGATCCCGAAGGCCGATTGTTGGAAATCGCTCGGGAACTTCTTGGTGAGTCAATACCGTTCGTTGCATCATTCGACATGCACGGCATCCTCACGGATCGGATGATGAAGCACTGCGATGCGATTACAGTTTACCACACGTATCCGCACGTCGATTTTCAACGCACCGGAGAGCAAGCGGCCCAATTGTTGATGGATCGACTGGATGACAAGGTCCAACCGGTCATGGCGAAAGTCGAAATCCCCGCGCTCGTGCGTGGCGATGAACTGATCACGGAAACCGGCCGATTTGGAAGATTGATCGATCAAGCCAAAGAGATCGAACAAACCGACGTGGGACTTTCAGCGGGGTTCTTCATCGGCAATCCCTTTACGGACGTACCGGAACTTCGAAGCTACGCCGTCGTCGTCACCGATAATGCCCCAGATTTGGCGGCCGAGTCCGCGGAACGTCTGGCGAATCAGTTTTGGGAACAGCGAGCCCACATGCAGGCTCAGCTCACACCAATGACCGAAGGTGTGCGACAAGCGTTATCGACCACGAAGCCCGTTGCACTGGTCGATGCCGCCGACGCGACAAGTTCGGGAGCATCCGGAGACAGCTTGGAAATCGTGCGGGAATTGCTCGCACAACAATGTTCGCGTTCGGTGTTGGCTCCGGTTGTGGATCGGGACGCGGTGGATGCCGCATTCAATGCGGGCGTGGGAAGAACGATTTCGATCGAGGTTGGCGGAGCGTTGGATTCTCAGCGATTCCAACGTGTTCCGCTCACCGGGGAAGTGCGGTTGTTATCGGATGGCCGTTTCCGGAGTGAATCGTTCACGTGGGAATGGAACTCCGGCCGGACCGCCGTGTTTGAATCAGGCCAATTGACCTTGGTGATGACAAGTCGACCGGTGCACTTGTTCGATCGTTCGTTGTTCTTGGCACACGGTCAAAATCCGCAGGACTTCGACATCACCATTGTGAAATCCCCTCATTGTCAGCACCACATGTACGCGGCGTGGTGTGACATGATTCATATCGACGCGCCAGGGGCAACAAGCGCCAACTTGCCTTCTCTCGGGCATAAGAAAAGCCGGCGACCGGTGTTTCCACTCGATCCCGAGATCACTTGGAAACCGGTGGCCCGATTCTTTAGTAGGAACAAGTAG
- a CDS encoding MFS transporter, translating into MPKDSPPAVPPLDVPPQGDVLRAQAQRFGTQSSRVVLALVCTLSMITYLDRVCFGMAAPSLAKDLNLNSVAELKWAFTGFAIAYAIFEVPTGWLGDRLGPRSMLIRIVVWWSVCTTLTGLVGIQVGGWTLGGLGTLIVLRFLFGAGEAGAYPNITRVLYNWFPAHRWEFAQGLVWMSGRLAGGATPLIWAFLVGGTGVSSPLLSWRGAFVLFGLIGLVWCILFAALFRNHPEESDSAKETKSPEIPPSPGTEILGHASVPWRALFTNRSVLALCAMYSLINYGWAFNITYLPSYLDQRFSIEDSDVIGAIYKGAPLWVGAVGCLTGGLFVGFFSRKLGSRSNGRRAVGILAMLVCMFCWLGACVAPNIHVFCFCVSLAAFCIDCTLGAIWATCQDLGREHTAVTAACMNTIGTMGAALAGWATGTIIQQTVARRAAEQSVPLSKTLEQAALLDGYQFVFLTYAAVYAIAAAFWLFIDSNRHLTED; encoded by the coding sequence ATGCCGAAAGACAGTCCGCCGGCGGTTCCCCCGTTAGATGTCCCTCCTCAAGGCGACGTACTGCGTGCCCAAGCCCAGCGGTTCGGAACGCAGAGTTCACGAGTTGTGTTGGCCTTGGTTTGCACGTTGTCGATGATCACTTATCTCGACCGTGTCTGCTTCGGAATGGCGGCCCCATCGCTTGCCAAAGACTTGAACCTCAATAGCGTCGCCGAACTCAAGTGGGCATTCACGGGGTTCGCGATTGCCTACGCGATTTTTGAAGTTCCCACAGGCTGGTTGGGGGATCGTCTTGGGCCGCGGTCCATGTTGATTCGCATCGTGGTTTGGTGGTCGGTTTGCACGACATTGACAGGCTTAGTCGGCATCCAAGTTGGCGGTTGGACACTCGGCGGACTTGGAACGCTTATCGTTCTGCGATTCTTATTCGGAGCCGGTGAAGCAGGAGCGTATCCGAACATTACGCGCGTCCTCTACAATTGGTTTCCGGCGCATCGGTGGGAGTTTGCGCAGGGACTCGTCTGGATGTCGGGCCGACTCGCAGGAGGGGCAACGCCTTTGATTTGGGCCTTCCTCGTTGGTGGAACAGGAGTTTCCTCTCCGCTACTGAGTTGGCGAGGCGCGTTTGTGCTCTTTGGGTTGATTGGACTTGTGTGGTGCATATTGTTCGCGGCTCTTTTTCGCAACCATCCCGAAGAATCGGACTCTGCAAAGGAAACAAAATCCCCCGAAATCCCCCCAAGCCCAGGTACTGAAATTCTCGGGCATGCGAGTGTTCCTTGGCGAGCACTCTTCACGAATCGGAGCGTTCTCGCACTCTGCGCGATGTATTCGCTGATCAACTATGGTTGGGCGTTTAATATCACCTATCTACCGTCGTACTTGGATCAACGATTTAGCATTGAAGATTCCGACGTAATTGGTGCGATTTACAAAGGAGCCCCGTTATGGGTGGGAGCTGTCGGATGTTTGACGGGCGGATTGTTCGTCGGTTTCTTTAGTCGCAAACTCGGTAGCAGAAGCAATGGACGGCGAGCGGTTGGCATCCTCGCGATGCTTGTGTGCATGTTTTGTTGGCTCGGAGCGTGTGTGGCACCGAACATTCACGTGTTCTGTTTCTGTGTCTCATTGGCGGCCTTTTGCATCGACTGCACTTTGGGAGCGATTTGGGCCACCTGCCAAGATTTAGGCCGCGAACACACCGCCGTCACGGCCGCTTGCATGAACACCATTGGCACGATGGGGGCAGCGCTAGCCGGTTGGGCCACCGGCACCATCATTCAACAAACGGTTGCTAGACGTGCTGCAGAACAGTCCGTGCCACTTTCAAAAACTTTAGAACAAGCAGCCCTGCTCGACGGTTACCAGTTCGTATTTCTCACCTATGCCGCAGTCTATGCAATCGCCGCCGCGTTCTGGCTATTCATCGATTCCAATCGTCACCTCACAGAAGACTAA